The Equus caballus isolate H_3958 breed thoroughbred chromosome 4, TB-T2T, whole genome shotgun sequence genome includes the window ACTCCAAAAGAATCCAAACTGCAGAATCATCAACATTTTCTTCACAGAGTTTTAAAGCAAAAACCTCATAAATATgtatccattatttcttcaaacgctttttaaaatttctccaaacATACCCTAACTTTTTTATCTCTAACTAAAGTGAGAAAAATTCTTACTTTACTTGacttgtaaaaaaagaaaaattccccaGTTGTAAAGCTTATCCTTGAGGTACAGACAGACTTTCATAGACAGAGAAGTAAGAATAAGCCATAAAGCAGTATCCTTTGTTCTGACAGTGTTCTTACGAAGCAACTGAACCTAAACAACGagacttaaaaaagaaactaactGTGCTCTCTCTAACATGTTAACAAAATGCTAGAGGGAATATTTATAAAAGGAACTGCAGGTTAtacattaagaagaaaataaacacttgTTGGGCTCTTCTAAtagatgccaggcactgtgggcaGAAAGCTTTatgtttatcttatttaattatcACAATTAACTAATTTTTACTCAGTAAGATACTCAGTAAGAAAATTCTTACTCTTAATGACtcattcttattttctaaaagaggCAACTGAAGATCAAGTTATATGATTTGCCAAACACTGATTAAGCAGCAGGATCAAGCCGTTATACCCATGCAGAGTGGAAAGGTCATGGTATCTTTGCCTGTTTTCTCAAAACTAAGCAAGCTTCTGAGGCATTTACTTCTACTCCGTTCCACAGGCCAGTATCAAAATTCTCTATTTACGTAATTTTCAACTCTGCTTTAGTTTTCAGCTTCCATTCCCCCGTTGTCTTTCTCAATTTAACGGTGGCTACTCGGAAGGTCTGTGGAACAACAGTTTAGCAAGGCGCAACATACTCTGATCTTGGCTTTGGGGCATTTTATTCAGTGGAGAAGTGTTGCTGGGCCTTTGATGCTTAAACTCTATTTTAGTCTCCTCTTTTGTTTGTATTAGTTAGCTTTTGCTAGATTATAAAGGGGCAACAAATAACCCCCAAATCTTAGTGCCTTACCaaaacaaaggtttatttttcactcacattatataccattttataAGCTGACTGTTGCATGATGTCTTCATCCCAATCCTGGACTGAATGAATAACTCTTAATGTCAATTTTGGTCTCAGgacagatggaaaagaaaaatggggaaCACACAATGGTTCATAAGTAGCAGAGATCACTTCCCCTCACTTATGATTGGCCAgccaagtcacatggccaaaccTGATGTCAATGGGCCAGAAAAACAAATTCTCATAGGTGAGGGACAGTGAATGATGAGAGAGAATAATCTAGTCTACCTCATTGTTTGGGTTTAGAAGCAGTAGTAGGGCTTCGTTCACTCTAAGCTCACAAgtttctggacttttatttctccttgtaaACTGCCCAATTCTTCTACAAGCTCACCTCTTGGGAAATACAGCCAGTAACAGTCCACTAACATCctgtttccaaaatctttttctttttttcagaaaaagcTTCTTTTTAGAAGCTCTTTAGACACATGATCTACCTTCCAAGTTACAGCAGGTGACTTTATCAAGCCTGGACTCTGAGTAACTATGACACTGATATTATACACttgggtaaattgtatggtatgtgaattataccttaataaagttgccttggtttttttttgtttttatttattttttttttttttgacactgCTATGCTTTGTCTTTGTATGCAAAATTTTTACACATAAGGAAGTTAACGTTTGGGGAATCAACAAATGGCTTCagatttgcgacaacatggaaggaccttgagagcattaagCTAAGAGATAAGtcatacagaaagacaaatatcaaatatcacttacatgtggaatctaaaaacagctgaatttgtaaaaacagaaagtagaatggttgtTGGGGGGATATTGGGGAGATgatgtttaagggtacaaacttacaactaataaacaagtaagttctggagatctaatgtacaataCAATCATTAGtcaacaacactgtattgtaaacttcaaagttgcttaGAGACTAGATGTTAACTGTTCTCAACATAGAAAGAATAATTATGTGACGTTACaaaggtgttagctaacaccagTGCGGTAGTCATACTGCAACGTATCAAACCAACAGGCTGTATAACTCAAACACACATgatgttctatgtcaattatatctcaatagtcTCAGTCCACAAAATCATTCTTTGGAAGAGTAGTTCCGCAAAGCACTCTTCAAAAAAGATGTTATAAAGTTTATCTAGAAGGTTCATGGTAAAATGTAAGTTTCAGCTGACTTTCACTTCTTCCTACTAACACTCATCTGAAATATTTCAACCATACCAACAAGGAAAAATAGTCAACCCAACCATCCACTAGATTAGGGCCACTCAAAgtctggtccatggaccagcagcttCAGCAGCATCTGAAACcctattagaaatgcaaattctcagtctcCACAACAGACCAtctgagtcagaatctctgggtgTGGAGCTGAAGACTCTGTGTGTAACAACCTCTCCAGTTGATGCCGATGCACACTGAAGTTTGTGAACCTCTGCACTAGAATATCTAAGATCCAGGAAGACAGTAAACAATAGCTATACTatcccctcctttttttcttagtcaaatCAGCAGAATTGAGACATTATCTTAATTTCATATCCAGAGTCTAAAGTCTGTGAATAAAAtccctagaaaaaaatatttattacaaagctatgccATTTTAATTTACCAGAACAATCCAGCAGCTCCTCAAAAGTCATCATGATAGAATTTTACTTGTACATCCAATTTCAAAAAACACTACTCAATGGCAAAACTTATTAAAAGATACTTTCAGCAATTCTGAAACAATTTTGTAGCTTACCTTGTATTGATCATTGGGACCCAGTTTGTTCCAGGGTTCTGGGTTATTCTTTCTGTCCCAACTAAAAGGAACAATACGTTGTACTTGTTATAGTAATAAAAcactatttaaaatagttttgtacTTCTTAAGAAGCTAATATCTTGAACAGACCAATCTCATCTTCTATAGGTGAAGGACAGTGGTGTTTTCATTTTGGAGCTGAAACAAAGATAGGCCCTCCAGCAAGCAATCCCATGTAATCAACTAGAAAAAAGGTAGACGACACAGCCTTGGGGGCAGCTGTCCTCATCCCTATCCCTGTCATAGGCAAGCTTACACTTggcttttactatattttctatttcatcaatgaagtgaaaaacagaaaagcgCTCAGAATAACCATGAATCAATCTTTTCATTGTCTGTTGTTTTCCAACTTCAAAAAGAAACATTCTTTATTGTGGAAGAGCAGGCCACAAACATTTACACTTACCAGCAACCCGGattaagtattttataaaaacagTTATTATCTCACAATGTTACAAGATAGGTATTAGCAGTTCTACTCTACCAGTGAGAAAATGGGACTCAGAGAAATTTAGATAATCTCATGAACCAGGAAAAGTAAATGACAACAGCagaactgggatctgaacttACTGTATGACTACAAAACTCAGGTTCTTTCTACTAGTACTTGATGCTGCCTCCCTAGAAAGACTGTGGCTCCTAAACCAGCTTGATAAACCATCAAAGTTCTAAACATTTTAAAGGACTCACCTGACATCTGGATTGAACATCGCCAGGCGCAAGACATAGAGCGCTGCTCCAGTACCTCCCGCTCCAATAAAGATAAAGAGAGGGATCAACTAGAAGCAAACACAAAATTGACAAGAATTAATCACCATCTTCAAACACCTAGACGTCGACAACAGAAAGGCTACCGTGGCTTCTACACATTGATTCTCGAGTCTCAAACTGCTATTTTTCAATCTTgtctaaatatttgaataaaggTGGATCTTACATTCAGTAAgatttctttttactgtcttcaaaAGAAAGAAACGGAATTTCCAAAGAATGTGAAGATGATTCTGttttaatgtagaaaaaaattatattcaaatttaaaaatttccaagaaaatatatcaagtcttcttcatttctttaatatttatacaTCAGTCTCAGTaaatttcccagcttcctttacGTCCAGGCTTGAAAAACAAGCttttggcaaattacttaaacttgTCTCGATATAAgcctaaagaaaaacaaattctgtgAAGTAAAAAGCCTGAATGAGCAAACAGAAACACTCCCATTACAAATATCGGTTTGGGGCATCATCTCTGAAAACATACTGCTGCCAACGCTTAATGTGTAGTTAGGCAACTGGGTTTAGGATAAAGATTAAAGACTGCGTAATGGAGTTTTAAGGCCACAGCACGCTGTTGTGCTAGGGGAAAATGAGAGGTACAAAAGATTTTAACTGCGATTAAACTCTGCGCCACCAAACTCCCCAAAAATGTCAAGACAAGAGGATTCCAAGATCAGAGACCCTCACTGTCACAAGGCCTGGTGGTGCAATGCGGTGAGTATAACATGCTTAACACACAGCAACAACAGACAGAACACCTGACCTTTGCCGGTCTCTAACCCACACAGCGCACAACTATCCTTCTAGGTGCCACCAACCTGAGAGGGTGCGGCCACCACATTGCTCCAACCTTCACCAGTTTATTTTCCTCGAAGGAATCCCTCACCTCCCGCCCGCCTGCATTGGAACGATGCATGGCTTAGAAGGTCAGAGCTCAATGGCCTGAGACAACGAGGAGGACAGCACAAAGTGCGGCAAGGCCCACCCCGAGGAACGGTAAGTGGCTGTGAAGAAGCAAGCTCCCAGGGGGCGGAAGCAGCCTCCACCAACACAAGATGGACAGGTGAGGACACTGGGAAAGGGGTCACGACTTACGCTCGGATGTTTCTTGGCCTGACCGAGGATGTGGCGGAGCATGGCTGCGGCAGAGGCCTCAAATCCGGGAGGTCAGAAAAACAAAACGGCAAAGCTCGGGACTCAGTAGTCACTGCACCGAGGCTGAGCGGACGTTCAAAGTCACTCAGGACCTCCTACCTGAAGGACCCCTGGCTCGGAGGGCAGCTTGCGGCAGGAGGGCCCGGATGCTGCTGTCCGTAATAGTGCCTGCTTTGATCCAGTGCCTCACGCGTCCTCTGTAACCTGGCCAGACCTTCAGCGTTCCACTCCAAAGCGAAACATTCTCATTCCTGTGCTATGTATATTTCTGACGGGTAAATTGGTGCGTCGAAACCAGAACACTTCGATTGACTAGACAGGCACTTTCTTGGGAAGCCACGCGTTGAGAAATGGGGCCCGCGGGAAGACGGACAGGCCGGGCGCTCCGCGGTCGGGGTCCTCTTGCTAGGCTCCAGCGAGCCGGTGCCGCGCGCTGAGGCGCTGGGGGCGCGCGTGCCGGGCGCGCGCCGGCCGTCCCGGAGCGCCGCCAAGGGAGCAGCGCGGCGCCTGTGGCTGCTGCGCGCCGGGCGCCGGGAGGGAGGGTCGAGTCTCTCGCCTCTAAGGTCAGCGCCTGCGGTTTAAGAAGATGCAGCTGCTTCCTGTCTGAGACTGTCGCTTACGAGCAGAAGTTAAAAACTAGTAAATGACTTAAAGATGGCAGTAGTCCTGTCAATGTGATCTTTAAACCCTCAGGTCTTGGCCCTCAATTGAATTCAGATCCTCCAGGACCTTTTTGACATTGCCACTGTCCCCCCTCCCTGGGCCCGAAATTGCATTCTTAACATGTATTTTCAATGGCATGTCGCTACACATAATCTGTTCCAGTATCCTAATACAATTTTCATCTATCTATTGGGGTTTTTTAAACCCGAAAGTCTTCCATGGGACAGGCTTTAGGGGGCATTGGGGACAATCTGAACCCCCTCCAAACTCATACGTAGCTTAAAGCATTACTCAAGAGATCACACAAGTATTTGGGACTGGAAGTGTGGGAAAATACTTTTGCGAGAAGGTAATGTTAGACCTGAAAGGGGAGTAGACGTTAACCAAGTGCAGACGGAGGGAAGATGCAGGAGTATAGAACAGAGGCGATAGGTGTGACGACCTGCAATAACAGACCTTTTGAGGAGCTAAGGGAGGTCTGGTTTGGTTGGAACTTGAAGAAGGAGAGCAAAATGGGGATCAGATCTGCCGGGCCGTGACCACACATCATGGGTTTTATGCTGAGAGCATTAGGAAGTTAAGCaaaacaagatgctgtggtttTAAATGATTGCTTTGTCTAGGAAGGATGAATTAGAGGAGATAAGCATGAAAGGGAAGGGACTGGTTAAGGGGCCACTGCAATACTTAGTCCATGTGAGAGACAGTGGTAGCTCACACTAGTGTAGGGAATGTGATGATGAAGAAAAGATTCCAGAGATACTCAGGAGGTAGCACCAACGGGATTTGGTGGTTGGGTGAATATGGGGGAGTAAGGAGAGGGCAGTGTCTAGGATAATTTCAGAGGTTCAGTTTTGACCAGCTGTGTGGATGCTAGTTATTGAgataagaaacaacaaaaaatggtggataaatatttatgtaaaatccCAGTGGATTTCTGTTGGGCAGAGGAGAGATCTAGACTAGAAGAATATGTTCGGGAAATGAAGCTATATGACAGAATGAGCTTGTCTAGTGAGAGAAGATAGAGTGACAAGTGCGATAAAGGACGTGGAGCTAAGTAATTCCAGCATGTAATGcttgagagaggagaaatggccagcgagaaagggaaaaaaataaataaatgatgattaTTAAGATGACATGTCATGAAGTTTAGGAAGACTGGtgtctttttcattcattaaGTAAAtctttattaagtacctactctgcaccaggcattgttctaactAGGGAGATAGCAGTGAAGGAGAAATTTGTCCTGCCCTAATAGAGTTTACATGCTGATTGGGAAGACACACCATAAACAATTAAGATAATTTTAGATGGTGATAAACCAGTAAAATAGAATAATGAAAGAGAGAAGGACATGCGAGAGTGGAGGAAAGAAGATTACTTTAATGAGTGGATGCAGAAGGTCCCTCTGAGGAGGTAATATTTGAGCTGAAACctaaatgaaaagaaggaagtaaCCTGGTGAAGatctagggaaagaacattccagttgTCAAGAGAAATGGTTTtgagactaaaaaagaaaagctcaaaggagtccagtgtggctgatcctttaaaaaggagagaagaaatgagatcGGAGAGGTTGCAAAGATCTCTCTGACACTTCTAGACTATGGTAAGGAGTATgcctatgtttaaaaaattagcacaaaaaaccagaaaatgttTAGAAGTGGATGCAGAAACCTAACAGCAGTAAGTGTGGGTAGGCTTTCAGCAAAGGAATTAGAAGGAGGAAAACCTCtctttggaatattttatttttaatgataacaGTTGATAATAAAATAAGTATACAGGAATACCACTGTTAATAAGAAAGTGAAATTCAGTGGcttatttttttgtcattggcCAAGTTTCTAGAGGTAGCAATAGTATAGGTAGTCAAGTGATGCCTTTGGAAATGTTAATAAAGCAGAGTTACGGAAtataaatttcattaaatgttaaCCAAATGTCAAATtgtaaaagtttaaattttgaaCGTTCAAGTTAGGAGAAAGAGTCTGTGACCTATATTTTAAGCAGAGATTTGAAGAGTAGAAGTGACAGTCTAGAAAAAGAAGCCATACTAGAAGATACagattgtaaaaataaattttaactttagaA containing:
- the NDUFA4 gene encoding cytochrome c oxidase subunit NDUFA4; protein product: MLRHILGQAKKHPSLIPLFIFIGAGGTGAALYVLRLAMFNPDVSWDRKNNPEPWNKLGPNDQYKFFSVNVDYSKLKKEGPDF